In Zingiber officinale cultivar Zhangliang chromosome 6A, Zo_v1.1, whole genome shotgun sequence, a single genomic region encodes these proteins:
- the LOC121997446 gene encoding 60S ribosomal protein L13a-4-like produces the protein MVSGSGLCTGRVVVDARHHMLGRLASILAKELLNGQRVVVVRCEEICLSGGLVRQKMKYLRFLRKRMNTKPSHGPIHFRAPSKILWRTIRGMIPHKTKRGAAALARLKAYEGVPPPYDKKKRKVVPDALKVLRLRPGHRYCLLGHLSSEVGWNHYDTIKELEEKRKERAKVSYERRKQLQKLRAKAEKATDNDEELGSQLNILAPLKY, from the exons ATGGTGTCTGGGTCGGGCCTGTGCACGGGGCGGGTGGTGGTCGATGCCCGACACCACATGCTGGGTCGGTTGGCGTCGATCCTGGCGAAGGAGCTGCTCAATGGGCAGCGTGTCGTCGTCGTTCGCTGCGAGGAGATCTGCCTCTCCGGTGGTCTAGTCCGCCAGAAGATGAAGTATCTCCGTTTCCTCCGCAAGCGCATGAATACCAAGCCGTCCCACGGCCCTATCCACTTCCGCGCCCCTTCCAAGATCCTCTGGCGTACCATACGCGG GATGATTCCCCATAAAACCAAGCGCGGTGCTGCTGCACTGGCAAGGCTCAAGGCCTATGAAGGGGTGCCGCCGCCATAcgacaagaagaagagaaaggttgTTCCGGACGCCCTCAA GGTGTTGAGGCTTCGACCTGGACATAGGTATTGCTTGCTTGGTCATCTCTCATCAGAGGTTGGATGGAATCACTACGACACTATTAAG GAattagaggagaagaggaaagaaagggccaagGTGTCTTATGAGAGGCGAAAGCAGCTTCAGAAGCTTCGTGCCAAGGCAGAGAAGGCAACCGACAACGACGAGGAGCTTGGTTCTCAGCTTAACATCCTTGCTCCATTGAAGTATTGA